A genome region from Serinus canaria isolate serCan28SL12 chromosome 19, serCan2020, whole genome shotgun sequence includes the following:
- the NCBP3 gene encoding nuclear cap-binding protein subunit 3: protein MAAVRGLRISVKAEASTTTAEPRGAEPEPMEVEEGELETIPVRRSLRELIPDTSRRYENKAGSFITGIDVTSKEAIEKKEQRAKRFHFRAEVNLAQRNVALDRDMMKKAIPKVRLDTIYICGVDEMSTQDIFAYFKEYPPAHIEWLDDTSCNVVWLDEVTATRALINMSSLPDQEKTKSRENNKEKTAEKTKKEKQEESSDDETEEGEVEDDNPSDVELDALSQVEEDSLLRNDLRPANKLAKGNKLFMRFATKDDKKELGAARRSQYYMKYGNPNYGGMKGILSNSWKRRYHSRRIHRDVIKKRTLIGDDVGLTPPYKHRHSGLVHVPEEPIEEEEEEEEDQDMDEDDRVVVEYRDELQAFKQARERGAARRSSASGSDSDEMDYDLELKMISTPSPKKSMKMTMYADEVESQLKNIRNSMRADSIATSNIKNRIGSKGSLEKVADVRLLLEEKRQNNSGPRQPNSTVKSDVRQRLGKRPHSPEIKAPSSTCAPRREPISDVHSRLGIPKQDVKGLYSDTREKKSGNLWTRLGSAPKTQEKTPEKAENSVASPEEDDSELQRVWGALIKEKEQSRQKKSRLDHLPSLQIEISRESSSGSDSES from the exons ATGGCGGCCGTGCGGGGCCTGCGGATCTCGGTGAAGGCGGAGGCGAGCACGACCACGGCGGAGCCGCGCGGCGCCGAGCCCGAGCCCATGGAGGTGGaagagggagagctggagacCATCCCTGTGAGGCGCTCGCTGCGGGAGCTCATCCCG gaCACCAGTAGGAGATatgaaaacaaagctggaaGTTTCATCACTGGCATAGATGTAACCTCCAAG gAAGCAATTGAGAAGAAGGAGCAAAGAGCCAAACGTTTCCATTTTCGGGCTGAGGTGAATCTGGCCCAGAGGAACGTGGCCCTGGACCGGGACATGATGAAGAAAG cAATTCCTAAAGTAAGACTGGACACCATTTACATTTGTGGAGTTGATGAAATGAGCACCCAGGACATCTTTGCCTATTTCAAAGAGTATCCTCCTGCTCATATTGAGTGGCTGGATGACACCTCAT GTAATGTGGTCTGGCTTGATGAAGTGACAGCAACACGGGCTCTAATAAATATGAGTTCCTTGCCTGatcaggagaaaacaaagagcagagaaaacaacaaGGAGAAGACAGCTGAAAAAACCAAGAAAG aaaaacaggaggaaagCTCTGATGATGAGACAGAAGAAGGAGAGGTTGAGGATGACAATCCCAGTGATGTGGAG TTGGATGCCCTCTCCCAGGTAGAAGAGGATTCCCTCCTGCGTAATGACCTTCGCCCTGCCAATAAACTGGCTAAAGGAAACAAGCTCTTCATGAGATTTGCTACTAAAG ATGACaagaaggagctgggagctgcaaggAGAAGCCAGTATTACATGAAATATGGCAATCCAAATTATGGAGGCATGAAAGGAATTCTTAGCAATTCTTG GAAGAGGAGGTACCATTCTAGGAGGATCCACCGGGATGTGATCAAGAAGAGGACTCTGATTGGGGACGATGTGGGCTTGACTCCCCCCTACAAACATCGGCACTCAG GCTTGGTACATGTTCCTGAAGAGCCCatagaggaggaagaggaggaggaggaggatcaGGACATGGATGAAGATGACAGGGTGGTGGTGGAGTACCGGGATGAGCTGCAGGCTTTCAAGCAGGCGCGGGAGCGCGGCGCCGCCCGGAGATCCAGCGCCAGCGGCTCCGACTCGGATGAGATGGACTATGACCTGGAGCTCAAAATGATCTCCACCCCCTCGCCCAAAAAAAGCATGAAGATGACCATGTATGCAGATGAGGTGGAgtcacagctgaaaaatattag GAATTCCATGCGAGCAGATAGCATAGCCACCAGCAACATCAAAAACAGGATTGGCAGCAAAGGATCCTTGGAGAAAGTTGCAGATGTGAGGCTCCTGTTGGAAGAGAAACGTCAGAATAACTCTGGGCCACGGCAGCCAAACAGCACTGTCAAATCAG ATGTGAGGCAGAGGCTGGGAAAAAGGCCACACTCTCCAGAAATCAAAGCTCCAAGCAGTACCTGTGCTCCTCGTCGAGAACCAATCTCAGATGTGCACAGCAGGCTGGGAATCCCCAAACAAGATGTGAAAGGCCTCTACTCTGAcacaagagagaagaaatcag GTAATTTATGGACCAGATTGGGGTCTGCTCCGAAGACACAGGAAAAGACTCCAGAGAAAGCTGAAAACTCGGTGGCATCTCCAGAGGAAGATGactctgagctgcagagggtttggggtgctctcattaaggaaaaagaacagTCCAGGCAAAAAAAGAGTCGCTTGGATCATTTACCCTCCCTACAAATCGAGATCAGCCGggaaagcagctctggctcagaCTCTGAATCATGA
- the CRK gene encoding adapter molecule crk isoform X2: MAGQFDSEDRASWYWGRLSRVEAVSLLQGQRHGTFLVRDSSTIPGDFVLSVSESSRVSHYIVNSLGPAGARRAGGEGPGAPGSNPTRFRIGDQEFDSLPSLLEFYKIHYLDTTTLIEPVSRSRQNSGVILRQEEAEYVRALFDFNGNDEEDLPFKKGDILRIRDKPEEQWWNAEDSEGKRGMIPVPYVEKYRPSSASVPTLIGGR, translated from the exons ATGGCCGGGCAGTTCGACTCCGAGGACCGGGCGAGCTGGTACTGGGGCCGGCTGAGCCGCGTCGAGGCCGTATcgctgctgcaggggcagcgCCACGGCACCTTCCTGGTGCGCGACTCGAGCACCATCCCCGGCGACTTCGTGCTGTCGGTGTCCGAGAGCTCCCGCGTCTCGCACTACATCGTCAACAGCCTGGGGCCGGCGGGAGCCCGGCGGGCCGGCGGCGAGGGCCCCGGGGCCCCGG GGTCGAATCCCACCAGGTTTCGAATAGGTGACCAAGAGTTTGATTCTTTGCCATCTTTACTGGAATTCTACAAAATTCACTATTTGGACACTACAACCTTGATAGAACCCGTTTCGCGCTCGAGGCAGAATAGCGGGGTTATCCTCAGGCAGGAGGAGGCCGAGTATGTGCGAGCCCTCTTTGACTTTAATGGCAATGATGAGGAAGACCTCCCCTTTAAGAAAGGAGACATCCTGAGAATCCGGGATAAGCCTGAAGAGCAGTGGTGGAACGCAGAAGACAGCGAAGGGAAGAGGGGAATGATACCCGTTCCTTACGTCGAGAAGTATAGACCTTCCTCTGCTTCAGTCCCCACTCTGATTGGAG